In Desulfuromonas acetoxidans DSM 684, a genomic segment contains:
- a CDS encoding class I SAM-dependent methyltransferase, which yields MTSANWNQRWKERQERPLQADNWLLKMLPLLPETGTVLDIACGRGRNAVYLQQHGWQVTAVDGSDEALHQLQSVCPQIITRHHDLDQPLELSQRFDLVLQFFFLNRRQLPHFMQQVRPGGAMIVRTFSDAGEFGSKGGNPEHRLQPGELLEIFSPWEILCHEEGLDPSHKGGSLAGIVARRPL from the coding sequence ATGACCTCGGCCAATTGGAATCAACGCTGGAAAGAGCGCCAGGAGCGCCCCTTGCAGGCCGACAACTGGCTGCTTAAAATGCTGCCATTGCTGCCTGAAACAGGTACAGTGCTGGATATCGCCTGCGGCAGAGGGCGTAATGCCGTGTATCTGCAACAACACGGCTGGCAGGTCACAGCAGTGGACGGATCAGACGAGGCTCTGCATCAGCTTCAATCCGTTTGTCCGCAGATCATCACACGCCATCATGACCTCGATCAGCCTCTTGAACTGAGTCAGCGCTTTGATCTGGTGCTGCAGTTTTTCTTCCTTAATCGCCGACAATTGCCTCATTTTATGCAGCAGGTGCGTCCCGGTGGCGCGATGATTGTGCGCACATTCAGCGATGCCGGAGAATTTGGCAGCAAGGGTGGTAACCCTGAGCACCGTCTGCAGCCGGGGGAATTGCTGGAGATCTTTTCACCATGGGAGATTCTTTGTCACGAAGAAGGGCTGGATCCGTCACACAAAGGTGGCAGTCTGGCCGGAATTGTTGCGCGGCGGCCGCTTTAA